The Natronoglycomyces albus genome has a segment encoding these proteins:
- a CDS encoding sugar transferase, with protein sequence MSAKRQLVTNGVTRSAWNRFTSKSTWHRPFQLALVFTDLAAVLLATAIAVNFTSVPDAGFHLPTPPRHAEPNIDPWYYVTAWVMLPAMWMLVLWGAAAYDRRYLGLGTDEFKRVVRAFLIMVALVSFMALTLKADLSRVAVATVLASALVLLVSFRAIARAILHHLRAQGKGTQQVLLVGTYPEALEVYRVMRRSKAAGLVPVGIYVTEGVSAVRGLETPVPTFAGRDVVELAAELKADTLAVCGTSSAKPGDLRRLAWQLEGTGRDLVVAPQLTDIAGPRVHIRPVEGLPLLHVEEPTISGVSLLAKNVLDFLSSLFLLIVLSPLFAVIALAIKLDSPGPVFFRQRRVGRDGEMFRCWKFRTMYIDAEERKAALMMENETDGLLFKIKQDPRVTRVGAFLRRTSLDELPQLINVLRGEMSLVGPRPLPAEDGDFLGDVRRRLLVRPGITGLWQVSGRSDLSWDDAVRLDLYYVDNWSLTTDLQILFRTIGVVLRSKGAY encoded by the coding sequence GTGAGTGCAAAGCGGCAGCTGGTCACCAACGGCGTGACACGCTCGGCCTGGAACCGCTTTACCTCCAAATCGACTTGGCACCGCCCCTTCCAACTGGCGCTAGTGTTCACCGACCTCGCGGCCGTCCTCCTGGCCACGGCGATCGCGGTGAACTTCACCTCCGTACCCGACGCGGGCTTTCACCTGCCCACCCCACCGCGCCACGCCGAGCCCAACATTGACCCTTGGTACTACGTGACCGCGTGGGTGATGTTGCCCGCCATGTGGATGCTCGTGTTGTGGGGAGCCGCAGCCTACGACCGCCGCTATCTGGGGTTGGGAACCGACGAATTCAAACGCGTCGTCCGCGCGTTCCTCATCATGGTCGCCCTAGTGTCGTTCATGGCGTTGACCTTGAAAGCCGACCTTTCCCGTGTCGCCGTGGCGACCGTGCTGGCCTCGGCGCTGGTGCTGCTCGTGAGCTTCCGCGCCATCGCCCGGGCTATCTTGCACCATTTGCGCGCACAGGGCAAAGGCACCCAACAGGTCCTCCTAGTGGGCACCTACCCCGAAGCCCTCGAGGTCTACCGGGTCATGCGCCGGTCCAAGGCCGCCGGGCTCGTCCCCGTGGGCATCTACGTCACCGAAGGGGTCTCAGCTGTGCGCGGCCTGGAAACCCCAGTGCCGACCTTCGCCGGACGTGACGTGGTCGAACTCGCCGCCGAGCTCAAGGCCGACACCCTCGCGGTGTGCGGCACCTCCTCAGCCAAACCCGGCGACCTGCGCCGCCTCGCCTGGCAACTGGAGGGAACCGGCCGCGACCTCGTCGTAGCCCCACAGCTGACCGATATCGCCGGACCCCGCGTACACATCCGGCCAGTGGAGGGCTTGCCGCTACTGCACGTCGAAGAGCCCACCATCTCAGGTGTCAGCCTCCTGGCCAAAAACGTGCTCGACTTCCTCTCCTCGCTGTTCTTGCTCATCGTGCTCTCACCTCTCTTCGCGGTGATCGCGCTGGCCATCAAGCTCGACAGCCCCGGGCCGGTGTTCTTCCGGCAACGACGAGTGGGACGCGACGGCGAAATGTTCCGCTGCTGGAAGTTCCGCACCATGTACATCGACGCCGAGGAACGCAAGGCGGCGCTGATGATGGAAAACGAAACCGACGGCCTACTTTTCAAGATCAAACAAGATCCGCGCGTGACTCGAGTCGGGGCGTTCCTACGCCGCACCTCACTGGACGAACTGCCCCAACTGATCAATGTCCTGCGCGGCGAAATGTCCCTCGTCGGACCCAGGCCACTGCCCGCCGAAGACGGCGACTTCCTCGGTGATGTCCGTCGCCGCCTACTAGTGCGCCCCGGAATCACCGGCCTGTGGCAAGTGTCGGGACGATCGGATTTGTCCTGGGATGACGCGGTCCGGTTGGATTTGTACTATGTCGACAACTGGTCGCTCACCACCGACTTGCAGATCCTCTTCCGCACCATTGGGGTAGTCTTGCGCAGCAAAGGTGCCTACTAG
- a CDS encoding NAD-dependent epimerase/dehydratase family protein, which translates to MNLGNNSRVLITGGAGLVGSHLVDACLERGAEVVVIDNFVTGTRTNLADNERLSVLDLDICDGIPSEQPALSEKFDAILHFACPASPVDFATIPLEILRVDSIGTLHALERAKTDRARFLVASTSEVYGDPLIHPQEESYWGNVNPIGVRSCYDEAKRFSEAATVAYARNEGVNAAIVRIFNTYGPRMRPDDGRVVPNFINQALANQPLTVHGDGSQTRSLCYIDDLVRGLMLLLESNEPGPINLGAEYELSVREMAEIIIRLTGSTSSIEFTDRPADDPERRRPDLTRAKELLGYEPHVNYEQGLKATIDYFATS; encoded by the coding sequence ATGAATCTGGGTAACAACAGTCGAGTACTGATCACCGGTGGGGCGGGCCTCGTCGGCTCGCACCTAGTGGACGCATGCCTCGAGCGCGGCGCCGAGGTGGTCGTCATCGACAACTTTGTCACCGGCACCCGCACCAACCTGGCCGACAACGAGCGGCTTAGCGTCCTCGACCTCGACATCTGCGACGGAATCCCCAGCGAACAACCGGCACTGTCGGAAAAATTCGACGCGATTCTGCACTTCGCCTGCCCAGCCTCCCCCGTCGACTTCGCCACCATCCCGCTGGAAATCCTGCGGGTGGACTCCATCGGAACATTGCACGCCCTCGAACGGGCCAAGACCGACCGCGCACGGTTTCTCGTCGCCTCCACCTCCGAGGTGTACGGCGACCCACTGATCCACCCCCAAGAAGAGTCGTACTGGGGCAACGTCAACCCCATCGGGGTGCGCTCCTGCTACGACGAGGCCAAACGATTCTCGGAGGCCGCCACCGTCGCCTACGCCCGCAACGAAGGCGTCAACGCCGCGATCGTGCGCATCTTCAACACCTACGGCCCCCGCATGCGCCCCGACGACGGACGAGTGGTCCCGAACTTCATCAACCAGGCGCTGGCAAACCAGCCGTTGACCGTCCATGGAGACGGCAGCCAGACGCGCTCCCTGTGCTACATCGACGACCTCGTCCGCGGCCTCATGTTGCTGCTGGAATCCAACGAGCCTGGCCCCATCAACCTGGGAGCGGAGTACGAACTAAGCGTGCGGGAGATGGCCGAGATCATCATCCGCCTCACCGGCTCCACCTCCAGCATCGAGTTCACCGACCGGCCCGCCGACGACCCCGAACGCCGCCGCCCCGACCTCACCCGCGCCAAAGAACTCCTGGGCTACGAACCTCACGTCAACTACGAACAAGGACTCAAGGCGACCATCGACTACTTCGCCACTAGCTGA
- a CDS encoding LCP family protein produces the protein MTDKGGNYYRGRASIPSGNEGARVVSPRSPASGSGQAASVSRRGFVLSLLGLGASVAALGAGTATWVFAKDVNESMNKAFDLDGIPDRPDKVVEGAMNILILGTDARDEDQDGRSDSSMLMHVDAAGENAYVISIPRDLWVHIPHNEHATHSDTMAKFNAAYAWGGAALSIQTLEAYTGVRVDHVVEINFPGLVKVVDALDGVDMYIEKTITSIHPPRRTFEQGWNRLNGEEALDYIRQRYQFSDGDYTRMRNQQQLITAILDRAASAGVLRSQSTVTEFVESTAGALSVDTQFNAVGTALAFMHLRSDDIQFMTSPNLGTGYEGGESVIYSDDALAEDLFAHVRDDQVDQWVANNPDALNEPTSGEGEDSEEGE, from the coding sequence ATGACTGATAAAGGTGGAAACTACTACCGCGGCCGCGCCTCGATCCCCTCGGGCAACGAAGGCGCTCGGGTCGTCAGCCCCCGTTCCCCTGCCTCAGGCTCAGGCCAGGCCGCTTCAGTGAGCCGCCGCGGTTTTGTGTTGTCCCTGCTAGGGCTAGGAGCCTCCGTGGCCGCCCTCGGAGCCGGGACCGCCACCTGGGTCTTCGCCAAAGACGTCAACGAAAGCATGAACAAGGCATTCGACCTCGACGGCATTCCCGACCGGCCCGACAAAGTCGTCGAGGGCGCCATGAACATCCTCATCCTGGGCACCGACGCCCGCGACGAAGACCAGGACGGTCGCTCCGACTCCTCAATGCTCATGCATGTCGACGCCGCAGGCGAAAACGCCTACGTGATCTCCATCCCGCGCGACCTGTGGGTGCACATCCCCCACAACGAACACGCCACCCACTCGGACACCATGGCGAAATTCAACGCCGCCTACGCCTGGGGCGGTGCCGCGCTCTCCATCCAGACGCTGGAGGCCTACACCGGAGTCCGCGTCGACCACGTCGTCGAAATCAACTTCCCCGGCCTGGTCAAAGTCGTTGACGCGCTCGACGGCGTCGACATGTACATCGAGAAGACCATCACCTCGATCCACCCACCAAGGCGCACCTTCGAACAAGGCTGGAACCGGCTCAACGGCGAAGAAGCCCTGGACTACATCCGCCAGCGCTATCAGTTCTCCGACGGCGACTACACACGCATGCGCAACCAGCAGCAACTCATTACCGCGATCCTGGACCGCGCGGCCTCGGCCGGAGTCTTGCGCAGCCAAAGCACCGTCACCGAGTTCGTCGAGTCAACCGCTGGCGCGTTGAGCGTGGATACGCAGTTCAACGCGGTGGGCACGGCACTGGCGTTCATGCATTTGCGTTCCGATGACATCCAGTTCATGACTAGCCCGAACCTGGGGACCGGATACGAGGGCGGCGAGAGCGTCATCTACTCCGACGACGCGCTGGCGGAGGACTTGTTCGCGCATGTGCGTGACGACCAGGTCGACCAGTGGGTGGCCAACAATCCCGACGCACTCAATGAGCCGACCTCGGGCGAGGGGGAAGACTCCGAAGAGGGCGAGTGA
- a CDS encoding LCP family protein: protein MSTSASKHRKEASTRRSPWWAHAMVVFGAMVMVISGGAAVVGQVAINTVNHSVGSEDLLGEDRLEIGSNVEGPLNFLILGVDQRVQSDKPGMANAIMIFHIDEDLENAYLTSIPRDLYVSIPDCGPAWNHNRCDNKINHSSSISLDLATGFANTSSTVTELTGVRFHGGAIINFEGFLDLIDELGTIELCLEQDITSIHGDRNFYPEGCGRYNQEQALDLVRQRYQYADGDYGRQRMQQEALKQILVEARNQGYHTNPGKIGTLVEGIGEQVTVDFGDTSLTDLVVALRHIDPESFQTMTVPSEPWDYAGTSYVRTMEGEQEIAAQALYEAIRNDRLDEWVAQHPEWTNNDDSDDEDESDDELADGGQGAGEG, encoded by the coding sequence ATGAGCACATCGGCAAGCAAACACCGTAAGGAAGCCTCCACCCGTCGTTCGCCGTGGTGGGCGCACGCCATGGTGGTATTTGGAGCTATGGTGATGGTCATCTCCGGTGGGGCGGCGGTAGTGGGCCAGGTCGCGATCAACACGGTCAATCATTCGGTGGGCTCAGAGGATCTACTCGGCGAAGACCGGCTCGAGATCGGTAGCAACGTCGAAGGGCCGCTCAACTTCCTGATTCTCGGAGTTGACCAACGGGTTCAATCCGATAAACCCGGTATGGCCAACGCGATCATGATCTTCCACATCGACGAAGATCTCGAAAACGCCTATCTCACCTCCATCCCCCGCGACCTGTATGTGTCGATTCCCGACTGTGGGCCAGCGTGGAACCACAATCGATGCGACAACAAGATCAATCACTCCTCGTCGATCAGCCTCGACCTTGCGACCGGATTCGCGAATACCTCCTCAACTGTCACCGAGCTGACCGGGGTGCGCTTCCACGGCGGGGCCATCATCAACTTTGAGGGCTTCCTGGACCTGATTGACGAACTGGGGACCATCGAGCTGTGCCTGGAGCAAGACATCACCTCCATTCACGGCGATAGGAACTTCTACCCCGAAGGCTGCGGACGATACAACCAAGAGCAGGCTCTCGACCTGGTCCGACAGCGCTACCAGTACGCCGACGGCGACTACGGCCGTCAGCGCATGCAGCAAGAGGCGCTCAAGCAGATTCTGGTGGAGGCACGCAACCAGGGCTACCACACCAACCCGGGCAAGATCGGAACCCTCGTGGAGGGAATCGGCGAGCAGGTCACCGTCGACTTTGGCGACACGTCACTGACTGACTTGGTGGTGGCGCTGCGCCACATCGACCCCGAGAGTTTTCAGACGATGACGGTGCCCTCCGAGCCATGGGACTACGCGGGAACCTCCTACGTTCGCACCATGGAGGGTGAACAGGAAATAGCCGCTCAGGCACTGTACGAAGCCATCCGCAACGATAGGCTGGACGAATGGGTGGCCCAGCACCCTGAGTGGACAAACAACGACGATTCCGATGACGAGGACGAGTCTGACGACGAGCTAGCCGACGGAGGGCAAGGCGCTGGCGAGGGCTGA
- a CDS encoding LCP family protein, whose protein sequence is MSTEAEKRRKDPSASQRSPWWAHAMVVFGALLMVVAGGAAVAGQVAINTVNDSVRSDDLLGDERAQIDVNNIEGPLNFLILGSDQRPDDTDPSLTDAIMIMQVNEDLDRATLVSVPRDLWVPIAPNWYEGKINSAFAVSADWSVGFANSAATLSELTGVKFHGGAIVNFDGFTTLVGELGEIEVCPWTDVYSEHSKVTYPEGCARYAEEQVLDIVRQRKTYSGDLYGDFGRQQMQQHVLKQILIEAKDQGYHTNPNKAVDLLNSLGDNITMDMAEDLRPLDLIVALRDIDPEQFRTVRIPSESCQTAGGSSVCIATYEQQQMAEELFVALQNASLGDWMTRYPEFVNDDA, encoded by the coding sequence ATGAGTACCGAAGCCGAAAAGCGCCGTAAGGACCCCTCGGCGTCTCAGCGTTCGCCGTGGTGGGCCCATGCCATGGTTGTTTTTGGCGCGCTGCTGATGGTTGTCGCGGGCGGGGCCGCCGTGGCCGGTCAGGTTGCCATCAACACGGTGAACGACTCGGTTCGCTCCGATGACCTCTTGGGTGATGAGCGGGCCCAAATCGATGTGAACAACATCGAGGGCCCTTTGAACTTTTTGATTCTTGGCTCGGATCAGCGCCCCGACGACACTGACCCGTCGTTGACCGACGCAATCATGATTATGCAGGTCAACGAGGATCTAGATCGAGCCACGTTGGTGTCGGTCCCCCGTGATCTGTGGGTGCCGATCGCCCCGAATTGGTATGAGGGGAAGATCAACTCGGCTTTCGCGGTGAGTGCGGATTGGTCGGTGGGTTTCGCGAATTCGGCAGCGACGCTCAGTGAATTGACTGGGGTGAAGTTTCACGGTGGGGCGATCGTCAACTTCGACGGTTTCACTACTTTGGTCGGCGAGTTGGGCGAGATTGAGGTCTGTCCCTGGACTGACGTCTACTCGGAGCATTCGAAGGTGACCTACCCGGAGGGCTGCGCCCGCTACGCGGAGGAGCAGGTGCTCGACATTGTGCGGCAACGCAAAACTTACTCGGGCGACCTTTATGGCGACTTCGGCCGCCAGCAAATGCAGCAACACGTGTTGAAGCAGATCCTGATCGAGGCGAAGGATCAGGGTTACCACACCAACCCCAATAAGGCCGTCGACCTTCTCAATAGCCTGGGCGACAACATCACGATGGACATGGCGGAGGACTTGCGGCCGCTGGACTTGATCGTGGCGCTGCGCGATATTGACCCCGAGCAGTTCCGCACCGTCCGTATTCCCTCGGAATCGTGTCAAACCGCCGGTGGTTCTTCGGTGTGTATCGCCACGTATGAACAACAGCAGATGGCTGAGGAGTTGTTTGTGGCTTTGCAGAACGCCAGCTTGGGTGACTGGATGACGCGGTACCCCGAGTTCGTTAATGACGACGCTTAG
- a CDS encoding NmrA/HSCARG family protein: MIPKTAPILVTGATGQQGAAVIHHLRRGGWNVRAFVRDPNAPSSAALAESGVELVVGDLDDRASLEHAAQGTYGIFAVTPIESSPAREIAWGENIIAAAHSAHSRHVVFSSVLGSIRDSGVPDWDTKRVIEERLEHSGLPVTILRPVRFMENHATTSPMGGIVDETLVFLFAADDPVQLVAVDDIGAFAALAFADPERYLGATIELAGDEVTSHEAVTQISEAVGHTITYRQWQPGDPIGVDPASEQVLQQAGERLSAAGRAGDLWSADIPALRRTYPGLTDFATWLRLGGAQRIKQIL; this comes from the coding sequence ATGATTCCCAAGACCGCTCCAATCCTGGTCACCGGCGCAACCGGCCAGCAAGGTGCCGCAGTCATTCATCATCTGCGCCGAGGCGGATGGAACGTCCGCGCCTTCGTCCGCGACCCAAACGCACCCTCCTCGGCCGCACTAGCCGAATCCGGAGTCGAACTCGTCGTTGGCGACCTTGACGACCGCGCATCCCTCGAACACGCGGCCCAAGGCACCTACGGCATCTTCGCCGTGACCCCGATCGAAAGCAGCCCCGCCCGCGAAATCGCCTGGGGAGAAAACATCATCGCCGCCGCGCACAGCGCACACTCACGGCATGTGGTGTTTTCCTCCGTGCTCGGATCGATCCGGGACTCCGGGGTACCCGATTGGGACACGAAGAGAGTCATCGAAGAGCGACTAGAACACAGTGGACTACCAGTTACGATTCTGCGGCCCGTGAGATTCATGGAGAACCATGCCACCACATCCCCCATGGGTGGCATCGTGGACGAAACCCTCGTCTTCCTCTTCGCGGCCGATGACCCCGTCCAACTGGTCGCCGTCGACGACATCGGCGCATTCGCCGCGCTGGCGTTCGCCGACCCCGAGCGCTACCTTGGCGCAACCATCGAACTGGCCGGGGACGAAGTGACATCGCACGAGGCCGTCACGCAGATCAGCGAAGCGGTGGGGCACACCATCACCTATCGACAGTGGCAGCCAGGCGATCCCATTGGGGTGGACCCCGCCTCCGAACAGGTGCTACAGCAAGCCGGGGAACGCCTGAGTGCTGCTGGTCGTGCCGGCGACTTGTGGAGCGCCGACATCCCGGCCCTGCGCCGCACCTACCCGGGCTTGACCGACTTCGCAACCTGGTTGCGACTCGGTGGCGCGCAACGCATCAAGCAGATCCTGTAA
- a CDS encoding TetR/AcrR family transcriptional regulator, which yields MQDRPRLRADARRNRDRILACAHTVFSEQGSDVALEDVAKEAGVGIGTLYRHFPNRAALLEGLLHQRLSQLDTFANQLLAEEKSPGESLIAWHLRVLEHLSTYRGLAASLTGPGTTPSPLHVACHTAQQSGAALLAKAQAAKQARPDVTAAELFLLTAGAAWAAEQGLDDSVTGEQLLRLAFRGVLH from the coding sequence GTGCAGGACAGGCCACGGCTGCGAGCCGACGCGCGACGAAATCGCGACCGCATACTCGCTTGCGCGCACACAGTCTTCTCCGAGCAAGGGTCGGACGTCGCCCTAGAGGACGTCGCGAAAGAGGCTGGAGTCGGCATCGGTACCCTTTACCGCCATTTCCCGAATCGGGCCGCTCTCTTGGAAGGGCTACTTCATCAGCGCCTCTCACAACTGGACACATTCGCCAATCAACTACTGGCCGAGGAGAAATCCCCCGGTGAAAGCCTGATCGCATGGCATCTGCGCGTCCTGGAGCACCTGTCGACCTATCGAGGCTTGGCCGCCAGCCTCACCGGCCCCGGCACCACTCCTTCGCCCTTGCACGTGGCGTGCCATACCGCACAGCAAAGCGGTGCGGCGCTGTTGGCCAAGGCGCAAGCGGCAAAACAGGCCCGCCCAGACGTCACCGCGGCCGAACTGTTTTTGCTAACCGCTGGGGCGGCGTGGGCCGCCGAACAGGGATTGGACGACAGCGTCACTGGAGAGCAGCTACTGCGTCTGGCGTTCCGAGGGGTTCTCCATTGA
- a CDS encoding APC family permease, translating into MNHNQGQLRRTLGLPDAVLIGLGAMIGAGIFAALGPAAQAAGSGLLLGLGLAAIVAYCNAMTSASLATLYPMSGGTYVYGQKRLGQYWGYLAGWGFLAGKTASCAAMALTVGWYLWPEHANVIAAATTAALTALNYTGIQKAAWLTRGIIAVVLTTLVALVVSSLTSEASDFSRIDFTVDLTWTGALQAAGLLFFAFAGYARIATLAEEVRDPQRTLRRAIGISLGITLAVYTAVAIAVLTVLDADQLAAATAPLTAASEAAGVTWLTPVIAVAAAVAALGALLALILGVSRTMFAMARDGHLPTGLAAIHPRFNVPHRAELLVGSVVVILVLTLDLREAIGFSSFCVLVYYAIANASALTLNADEGRPARVIPLVGFAGCAALMFALPATSIIAGLLVLAGATILYFIQSAIRRTTRQ; encoded by the coding sequence GTGAACCACAACCAAGGCCAGCTGCGCCGCACACTTGGCTTGCCCGATGCCGTCCTCATTGGGTTGGGCGCGATGATCGGGGCGGGAATCTTCGCCGCATTGGGGCCCGCCGCCCAAGCCGCGGGGTCCGGCCTTCTCCTCGGGTTGGGCCTAGCGGCCATCGTCGCCTACTGCAATGCGATGACCTCGGCCAGCCTGGCGACCTTGTACCCCATGTCTGGGGGCACCTATGTGTACGGACAAAAGCGACTTGGCCAGTACTGGGGTTACTTGGCCGGGTGGGGTTTTCTCGCCGGGAAGACCGCCTCGTGTGCCGCCATGGCGCTAACCGTTGGATGGTATCTGTGGCCCGAGCATGCCAATGTGATCGCCGCAGCGACGACCGCCGCCCTGACTGCGCTCAACTACACGGGAATCCAGAAAGCCGCCTGGCTGACTAGAGGCATCATCGCGGTCGTACTCACTACCCTGGTCGCGCTCGTCGTTTCCTCGTTGACATCTGAAGCTTCCGACTTCTCCCGCATCGACTTCACGGTCGACCTCACCTGGACCGGTGCGCTCCAGGCCGCCGGGTTGCTCTTTTTCGCCTTTGCCGGTTACGCACGCATCGCCACCTTGGCCGAGGAGGTCCGCGACCCCCAGCGCACCCTACGCCGCGCTATCGGCATCTCGCTGGGAATCACCTTGGCCGTCTACACCGCCGTGGCCATTGCCGTCTTGACGGTGCTCGACGCAGATCAGCTCGCTGCGGCGACCGCGCCGTTGACGGCGGCATCCGAAGCCGCCGGAGTCACCTGGTTGACGCCAGTCATCGCCGTTGCTGCGGCCGTAGCGGCCCTCGGCGCGCTCCTGGCTTTGATACTGGGAGTCTCCCGCACGATGTTCGCCATGGCGCGCGACGGCCATCTTCCCACTGGGCTAGCCGCCATCCATCCGCGCTTCAACGTTCCCCACCGCGCGGAACTGCTCGTGGGATCAGTGGTGGTGATTCTGGTGCTCACCCTGGACCTGCGGGAAGCAATCGGGTTCTCCTCGTTCTGTGTGTTGGTCTACTACGCCATTGCGAATGCCTCGGCATTGACCCTCAACGCAGACGAAGGACGGCCCGCGCGAGTCATCCCGCTGGTCGGTTTCGCCGGTTGCGCGGCGCTCATGTTCGCTCTTCCTGCCACATCCATCATCGCCGGGCTTCTGGTGCTCGCCGGTGCGACGATCCTCTACTTCATTCAATCGGCGATACGGCGTACAACACGACAGTAA
- a CDS encoding CPBP family intramembrane glutamic endopeptidase produces the protein MPMSAQPTATAQPRQTLYREIIILLALSLGASAIWSVFNFIELLAQPGTLSDQTIAMNRARAAEDLPWLDLARQLTAIAISLAPAALALHFLHSDRGNPFRLLGMDSRRAWFDNLTGVGLAALIGIPGLGLYLVARELGFNTTIQTAALYEHWWTIPVLILLALKNSLLEEIIVVGYLATRLKQLSWSPVAIIVASALLRGFYHLYQGIGGFIGNVVMGAVFAAFYLRYGRIMPLIIAHFILDIVAFVGYALLVDHLSWL, from the coding sequence GTGCCCATGTCAGCCCAACCTACCGCGACCGCCCAACCCCGACAAACCCTGTACCGCGAAATCATCATCCTGCTGGCGCTCTCGCTGGGTGCCTCCGCAATCTGGTCGGTATTCAACTTCATCGAACTACTGGCCCAACCTGGCACACTGTCCGACCAGACAATCGCCATGAACCGAGCTCGGGCGGCCGAAGATCTCCCCTGGCTAGACCTGGCCCGCCAACTGACGGCCATCGCCATATCGCTGGCCCCTGCGGCCTTGGCTCTGCATTTTCTTCACAGTGACCGCGGCAATCCATTTCGGCTACTCGGCATGGACTCTCGTCGGGCCTGGTTTGACAACCTCACCGGCGTGGGCCTGGCGGCGCTCATCGGCATCCCCGGATTGGGCCTGTATCTGGTCGCTCGCGAACTGGGTTTCAACACCACAATCCAGACCGCCGCGCTTTACGAACACTGGTGGACCATCCCCGTCCTGATCCTTTTGGCCTTGAAGAATTCGCTGCTGGAGGAGATTATCGTCGTGGGGTACCTGGCGACACGACTCAAGCAACTGTCATGGTCCCCAGTGGCCATCATCGTCGCCAGCGCTCTCTTGCGGGGCTTCTACCATCTGTATCAAGGCATAGGCGGCTTTATCGGGAACGTGGTCATGGGAGCGGTCTTCGCGGCGTTCTACCTGCGTTATGGGCGAATCATGCCGCTGATCATCGCGCATTTCATCTTGGACATCGTGGCGTTCGTGGGTTATGCGCTGTTGGTGGACCACCTCAGCTGGCTCTAG
- the mshD gene encoding mycothiol synthase, which yields MPTSLGADVHHGRNSSTVDPNPADPSTHQARNVRNDMARNGLLERGRPGYGKDMDVRTDLAETDLQWIAEANQASLESDGIEPLGEHTLLQLKLTDRPENQLHFLLTEADKPVSYAFLEITSGEASGEMFTHPEYRRLGYGRALLARVRAAAGTAGGQQLRLWAHGDFDGASALAKRDGFKRERVLFQLGRTLQGLVTEAPPLPEDVELRAFVRDQDEAELLRVNAAAFVDHPEQGRLSLDDLRQRMDSTWFDPAGLITAWKDGHMVGFHWTKTHPDGNGEVYVLAVDPQAQGMRLGKILTQAGLAHLASRGLESVILYVDESNTKAVQLYRGQGFTQRRVDVQYATQLSH from the coding sequence ATGCCGACCTCACTGGGTGCGGATGTCCACCACGGCCGCAATTCCAGCACCGTTGACCCCAACCCGGCAGATCCTTCCACCCACCAGGCGAGGAACGTACGCAATGATATGGCCCGCAATGGACTTCTAGAGCGAGGGCGACCCGGATACGGTAAAGACATGGACGTTCGCACCGACCTCGCCGAGACCGACCTACAGTGGATTGCCGAGGCCAACCAGGCCAGCCTGGAATCCGACGGCATTGAACCGCTCGGTGAGCACACGCTCTTGCAGCTCAAACTCACCGACCGCCCAGAAAACCAGCTGCATTTTCTCCTGACCGAGGCAGACAAACCGGTGAGCTACGCGTTCCTGGAAATCACCAGTGGCGAAGCTAGCGGGGAAATGTTCACGCATCCCGAATATCGGCGGCTGGGCTATGGCCGCGCCCTACTCGCCCGTGTGCGGGCCGCCGCTGGCACTGCCGGAGGGCAACAGCTACGCCTGTGGGCGCACGGCGACTTCGACGGGGCGAGTGCATTGGCCAAGCGCGACGGCTTCAAGCGGGAGCGAGTGCTCTTCCAGCTAGGTCGCACACTGCAGGGGCTGGTCACCGAGGCTCCCCCGCTACCGGAGGACGTGGAGCTACGGGCATTCGTCCGCGATCAGGACGAAGCGGAGTTGCTGCGCGTAAACGCGGCCGCGTTCGTCGACCATCCCGAACAAGGTCGACTCAGTCTCGACGACCTGCGACAGCGGATGGACTCAACCTGGTTCGACCCCGCGGGCCTCATCACAGCCTGGAAAGATGGTCACATGGTGGGGTTCCACTGGACCAAGACCCACCCGGACGGCAATGGTGAGGTGTACGTGCTGGCCGTGGACCCGCAGGCGCAGGGGATGCGGTTGGGAAAGATCCTGACCCAGGCAGGGCTGGCGCATCTGGCCTCACGCGGCCTGGAGTCGGTGATCCTCTATGTCGATGAGTCCAACACCAAAGCCGTACAGCTCTATCGCGGGCAGGGGTTTACCCAGCGGCGCGTGGACGTCCAGTACGCAACCCAGCTCTCGCACTAG